The segment TCCTGCTGTTTGCTGTCCTCGCCGGGGCCGTCCTCCGCACCACCCCCATCCCCAGATCCTGATCCCACCTCTCTCTCCTCCCAATCCCCAATCCCTACCAACCAGAACCCCCCTACCCAAAACCCATCATCCAAAACACCCCATTGAATTTGCTATTTGTTGAAAACCGATTTATACAGAAAAAGGACTCGGGGCCTGCTTTATTGTGGTTATTGGGTGGGGTAAAGTATGGTCATCGGCATAGTCTGTGACCGAAATGGGTATTTTATAGATTGACTTTCCATGTGTGCTGCATATACTGAAAAATATGATAAAGGGGAATGTTGGGTAAAACATAGAATTGGTATATAGTTAAGCGTTAGGCTCCAGGCAACTCTGATTGAGTTCAAAAGATGGTGCAATGTGGATATAAAAGAACATATTAAATATTGGCTCGACAGTGCAGATCACGATTGGGATACTGTTCAAAGTTTGTTTAGTGCAGCCAAATATGATTGGTGTTTATTCATAGGACATTTGGTTTTAGAAAAAATTTTAAAAGCTTTATATGTTCAAGCGAATAACAACCAATTACCACCCAAAACCCACAATCTTGTGAAATTGGCCCGTCTCAGTAAACTTGATCTTTCTATGGAACAAGAAATTTTGCTGGATGAAGTGAATGATTTTAATCTGGAAGTAAGATACCCTCAATACAAGAGCGAATTTTATAAAAGGTGTACAAGAAAATTTAGTGCAGATTATTATCAAAAAATTAACGAGACGATGATATGGCTGAAATCCCAGATAAAATATTGAAAATTATTAACCAGTTTATAGCAAAACTGGAAGATAATAATATTAAGGTAGAACGCGCGTTTCTGTTTGGGAGCTATGCCCAGGGAACATTCAATGACTGGAGCGATATTGATCTGGCTATCGTGTCAACCGCATTTAAAGGTGAACGTTTTGGCGACAGAGACAAGATCAGGCGTATTAAATTAAGCATCAGTTGCGACCTTGAGCCAATACCATATAATCCTTTAGATTTTAACAGTAATAATCCGTTTGTTAAGAGAATCCTCAGAACCGGAATCAGGGTTGCTTAGATTTTGGGTATCATCTTGTCATGGATTTATGAAATCTGTGGGAGGTAAATATGTAAAGACCTGGACATTGAATTTGTGAGGTAGATAATGAAATTCAGGGCGGTAATCAAAGAAACACAGGGGTGGTGGATCGGCTGGTTGGTGGATTTACCCGGAGTCAACGCACAGGAAAGAACCCGGGATGCGCTGCTGGAGTCGTTGAAAATCGGCGCAAAAGAGATGCTTGAAACAGATATTCCGTTTGATCCTGGCTTTTCCATGGAACAGCTGGACATTCCAGAGCCTGAATGGGCATAATAGTAATAAGCCGGGGGTCAGGCCTGGGGAATCCTGGTGCTGCTGCTGGCGTGCATGCCCTGGGCTGGGAGGACACGTATAAATGGCGGGAATCGGATTATATGAAACAATTAAAAAAGATGTCTGCATAAATGCCGCCTGTAATGGAAATGATCAGAATAATTTTAGCAACAATAATAGGACTTGGCCTTGCCATATATACGATATGGGCATCTCTTCGCAACAAGGCTTCAAAATATGCATTTGGAGGGGCTGTTCACGCCTTAATGGGAAATGACCAATATGCCGATATCCGGTATAAAAAGGCGCTTGAATTTGATCCGATGCATTTTGAAGCTTTGTATTACATGGCAAGAAGACATGCCGGCCAGAGGGAATTTTCCCAGTCGGTTTCATGTTATGAAAAATGCCTGAGGCAGCGGCCCGATGATCCCAATATCCTGTTCAAGCTTGGCGCTGTTTTCTATGATATGAACCACATCGAATCGGCGGCTGACCTCTGGAAAAAGTTCATTGAAAAATCCGGAAATGAACCGAACATACGTATGGTAAAAGGGTTGCTTGAAAAGATAGAGAAAGGAGAGCAAGAGATTCTTTCAGCTCCGGAATTTTTGAATAATTTTAAATGGCATGAAGAAGGGTTTGGCGAATCCCGCAGAATTGTCATATTTTTAATCGTCTTTGCAGTTGAATTTTTCTTGCTTTTCACTTTCTTGATATAGCGTTCTTTCCTTCCTTCCTTTTTCATGGTCGGCTTCAACCGCCGCTTCCCCCCCCAAGTTACCCCTCATGTTACCCCCATGTTACCCCCATGTTGAGAAGTTGTTGCTGTGTTGTGAAAAATCGGCAGGACGCGGACCGGGCCGTGACCTCGTCCAAACTGGTGACCCACCGGTTTGATATCGATGATGCCCTGAAAAAACAGCCGGATGTGCATCTGAACA is part of the Desulfotignum phosphitoxidans DSM 13687 genome and harbors:
- a CDS encoding HEPN domain-containing protein, with protein sequence MDIKEHIKYWLDSADHDWDTVQSLFSAAKYDWCLFIGHLVLEKILKALYVQANNNQLPPKTHNLVKLARLSKLDLSMEQEILLDEVNDFNLEVRYPQYKSEFYKRCTRKFSADYYQKINETMIWLKSQIKY
- a CDS encoding nucleotidyltransferase domain-containing protein codes for the protein MAEIPDKILKIINQFIAKLEDNNIKVERAFLFGSYAQGTFNDWSDIDLAIVSTAFKGERFGDRDKIRRIKLSISCDLEPIPYNPLDFNSNNPFVKRILRTGIRVA
- a CDS encoding type II toxin-antitoxin system HicB family antitoxin, producing the protein MKFRAVIKETQGWWIGWLVDLPGVNAQERTRDALLESLKIGAKEMLETDIPFDPGFSMEQLDIPEPEWA